One genomic segment of Streptomyces sp. NBC_00239 includes these proteins:
- a CDS encoding alpha/beta fold hydrolase, with amino-acid sequence MREGFVRVGGVPLHIRVEGVGPVCVLSAGLGLAWFDWDAVVPLLAPHRTVVRFDRPGHGLSASAAPAGAVGEAHRIAGLLDALGPALPPGPVTVVGHSLAGLHAEAFARLYPARTAALVLVDSSVEERRPYAPAPALRTAGARVLGGALTAAGLPAALGPLARRAVVRAGRTGGPDPAPRELVRRCYRTGRVWRGALRENARYADTAAGLLALRRGRRPLRAPVRVLAAYDGSGGRGAVRWLARQAALAEALGARLEVVAPAGHLLMLDRPDRVARAVLAPP; translated from the coding sequence GTGCGTGAGGGGTTCGTGCGGGTCGGCGGGGTGCCGCTGCACATACGGGTCGAGGGGGTCGGGCCGGTCTGTGTGCTCAGCGCCGGGCTCGGGCTCGCCTGGTTCGACTGGGACGCCGTCGTCCCGCTACTGGCCCCGCACCGCACGGTGGTCAGGTTCGACCGGCCCGGCCACGGGCTCAGCGCCTCGGCCGCCCCCGCCGGCGCGGTCGGCGAGGCGCACCGGATCGCCGGGCTCCTCGACGCGCTCGGGCCCGCGCTGCCGCCGGGACCGGTCACCGTGGTCGGCCACTCACTCGCCGGCCTTCACGCGGAGGCCTTCGCCCGCCTCTACCCGGCCCGCACCGCCGCGCTCGTGCTCGTCGACAGCAGCGTGGAGGAGCGCCGGCCGTACGCGCCCGCGCCGGCGCTGCGCACGGCCGGCGCCCGGGTGCTGGGCGGGGCCCTGACCGCGGCCGGGCTGCCCGCCGCCCTGGGGCCGCTCGCCCGCCGGGCCGTGGTCCGGGCCGGGCGGACCGGCGGGCCCGACCCGGCCCCGCGGGAGCTCGTACGCCGCTGCTACCGGACCGGGAGGGTCTGGCGGGGCGCCCTCCGCGAGAACGCCCGCTACGCCGACACCGCCGCCGGGCTTCTCGCGCTGCGACGCGGCCGCCGTCCGCTGCGGGCGCCGGTCCGCGTGCTCGCGGCGTACGACGGGTCCGGGGGGCGGGGCGCGGTGCGGTGGCTGGCGCGGCAGGCGGCGCTCGCCGAGGCGCTGGGCGCGCGCCTTGAGGTGGTTGCGCCGGCGGGTCACCTGCTCATGCTGGACCGCCCGGACCGCGTGGCACGAGCGGTACTCGCCCCGCCCTGA